The following DNA comes from Porphyromonadaceae bacterium W3.11.
GCAGGCAACGAAGCAGTGAGTGTGATGTACGATGCCTCACTTAAGATATGGGTGGAAGGGTATAGGGCTTTCAGTAAGGGCCGCTTTATCGGTGAGCGAGGCGAGTTCGACATTTGGAAGGAGAAGGCAGAGATTTATTGGGGAAAAGAGCAATAAAAAAGGAAACGATGAATAGTATAGAAGAAAGAACAGTGTACAACAGCCGTCTGCGGATTATGCACGAGAGAAAGAAAATGAAGTTATCCTTTGCTGAACTAAGAAGTGTGGCGATGGTCACACTTATAGCTGTCTCCTTTTTCGAGGCAGAAAGCTCACTCAGGAAGAGGAGGGACAATTCTTCAACCTCGTTCAGCTGTCACAGCGACTCGGTGAACGTCTCCTGAGTCAGAAGGAAAAGTACACTATCAGTATGAATTACTCTGAGGTGGCGACTATTGCGATGGTCTATCGGATGGTGACAGGAGTGATGATGGGGCCTTACGATAGGATGGTGGCCTACACTGTCAGTGAACAACTAAATATAAGAGGGTAATGAGAGGATATAGCGACATCTGGGCGATGATTAATAAGCTAGCAGGAGAGCTGGAAGCAGAGGAGCTTAAACGTGTGATGTGCGAAAGTGTTTCCGATGGGAGGACAAATAGTTTGCGTGAGCTCACAGGTGGTGAGCTCGTGAAGCTCAGGGCAGAACTGAGAAAGCAGACAGGCTTCAAGCCTTCCAAAGCCAATCCCGAAAAGAGGCGTAAACGCTCGGCTGTGCTTAAGCTACTGAAAAGCTATGGCATCGATACGAGCGACTGGGAGGCAGTGAATCGCTTCGTAAGTCAGTCGCGAATTGCGGGCAAGGAGTTCCACCAGCTCAATGAGGAGGAGCTCGAAAAACTCAGACGAAAGATGTACGCGATCAACCGAAAGAAGAAGAAAGAAAAAGAGGAGGAGGTGACCGTGGTGGAGCCCCAAAAGGATAAAAAGAGGAAGTGCGTCTATTACACGAATGTGACTACGGCACAAATGATAAAAAGAGGTAATTATAATTAACAATCAAATATGATATAACAATGAGTACCATGACAGAGCAAGAGAGAAAAGAATTTGAGGAGTACAAGGCGTGGAAAAAGAAGAAAGAGGAGGAGAACACTCGTCAGCAGAACCGCGACGCCTATCGTGAACTAGTCGATGAGACGTTACAGGCCGTGGTGCCAAGCCTTCAGCAGGTCAGTGATGGGCTAGGCATGAGCAAGGAACGAGTATTTCAGCAGTTCGAGGAGCTGATTCGCATGAAAGGCGATGTACTGGGCTTGGTCAGCGAGGGGCAGCGCTCACACACTTTCACCAATTCCGATAGCACCATGAGGGTAACTCTTGGTTATCACACTATCGACGGATACCGTGACACAGTGGACGACGGTATTCAGATGGTCCGAAAGTACCTAGAGAGCCTAGTGGGCGATGACAAGAGCAAAGCCCTGGTGGATATGGTATTCCGATTACTTTCTAAGGACAGTAAGGGGAATCTCAAAGCTAGTCGAGTGATTCAGCTGAGACGTATCGCCGAAGAAACAAAATCGGAGGAGTTCCTGGAAGCCGTGAAGATCATTGAGGAAAGCTATTTACCTACCCTTTCGAAGCGATACATTCGCTGCGAAATCAAAGATGACCATAACGGCTGGACAACAGTCCCCTTATCCATGACAGAAGTGGGCGAAGTGAGTGAAATGTAAGGAAAATGTAACTGTTATGGGTAATATTGAAATAAGTAACAATCAGCGTACGACAAGTAGTCATATCGATTCGCCGAAACGTAATAAGAAGGAGTACCTCCTTCATCTGTGGGAAATCAATCGTCCATATTACTCAGCGCAAGAAACTCTTAATTTGATTGCGCCAAGGGCGAAATATCGCAATAGCGAGGCTAAGAAAATCATAAAGGATGAGAATATGTTTTGGTAATTAACATGAGGGGGTGAAATGCAGTGGCATCAACCTAGGGAGCAAAGCAGCAAAAAATCACTCCTGGCACCCCCTCAATATTATAAACGATATGGAAAAAGATAGGAATAGCATAGAAGCGATTAGGGCGGACCTTTCATTTATAAATGATATGCAGACCTCGTTAAGAAATGCGGATTATGAGGCTGTGACGGTCAGCTTAAGCGACTGGAAAAGTGAGTTAAGAGACAGATTGAGAGAGAAACAAAGGGAGGTTGAAGATGAGTATGAGGAAGATGGTAATAGCAGTAGATTTTGATGGCGTAATAAATGCCAGCCCATACCCAGAAGTTGGAGTAGTGGTGAATGGTGCAAGGGATGCCATGCAGGAGCTGAAGAGGCGGGGGCATCATCTTATTATATGGACGTGCAGAGAGGGGCAAGATCAGACCGATGCCATTAAC
Coding sequences within:
- a CDS encoding DUF3164 family protein: MSTMTEQERKEFEEYKAWKKKKEEENTRQQNRDAYRELVDETLQAVVPSLQQVSDGLGMSKERVFQQFEELIRMKGDVLGLVSEGQRSHTFTNSDSTMRVTLGYHTIDGYRDTVDDGIQMVRKYLESLVGDDKSKALVDMVFRLLSKDSKGNLKASRVIQLRRIAEETKSEEFLEAVKIIEESYLPTLSKRYIRCEIKDDHNGWTTVPLSMTEVGEVSEM